A stretch of DNA from Noviherbaspirillum sedimenti:
GATCCGGTGCCGCTGGTGGTGGCGGCGTAATCCTCCGCCTGGCGGCTTCGGCGTCAAACACAAACAAAAATGCCCGCAGTTGCGGGCATTTTGCATGAATCCCAGAGTTGCCGGGACCGTCCAGGACGGCCCGGCTCAGCCATATCAATTCACTTGCTGAATCCCTGCCAGCAGCCAGCCGCCTTGGCCATTGACCGGCTTGGACAGATTCCAGACTTCGGCGAACGGCTCTGTCGGTGCATTTTCGGATTCCTTGATCATGCCGTGGAATTTCACGCTGGCGACATAATCGTTGCCGATGGTTTCGATGCCCAGCATTTCGGCATCCAGCGCCATGACATCGGTATGGTTGCTGGAGGCGCCGCGTTCCTGCAATTGCAGGCGCAGCTCTGCAAACATTTCCGGAGTCGTGAATTCGCGGATATCGTTGATATCGGCGCGATCCCACGCTGCCTGCAGGCGGATGAAGTTGGACTTGCCATGGCGCAGGAAACCGGCGCTGTCAAAATCGGCTGGCACATCGAAGCTTGCGCCAGTGGTGTCAGCGGCGCCGGAAGCCAACGCATTGCCCGTGAAAGCAGCCGGTTGCGCCGGTTCCAGGCGCGAACCGATGTTTGGCGTATTGAAGCCGGACGCGCCGGCGCCAGCGTTGGCAAAGGCCGGACGCATCGGTTCAGCATTGCCCGACTTGCGCTTGAACATGCGGTAGATGAAGAACGCCGCCGCCGCCAGCAGCGCCACCATCAGGATCGTGCTGATCATGCTGGCCATCGCGCCGCCGAGCCCCAGATGCGACAGCAAGGCGCCCAGACCCAGGCCCAGCAGGGCGCCGCCCAGCATGCCTTTCCATGCGCTGGCCGGCTTGGCCGCCGCAGCAGCACCGGCAGCGGCCGGGGCTGCTGGCTTGGCGACATTGCTTGCCTGGTTGCTTGAGGGCGGCAATGCCTGACGGTTGACGCTTTGCGATTGCTTGCCGAACGAGCTGCCGCCGCCCAGGCGTTTAGCCTCGACGTTCGACAGGCCAACAGTCAGCGTCAGGGCGCTAACCAGTATTGCCATTAATAATGTTTTCATGCATATCTCCAGATAAAAAAACTTGCGATGCGGAAAGCGGCCACATCCGCCGTGATTTGGTCATGGATCGCGCACTGACAAGGACGATCATACGACGTTCCATTTTATATAATAATCCCGGAACTTCAATGTAAAAAGCGAAATTATTGGAATGTATACTTCTTAAAAACAGAAGGTTTGTGGCCAGAAAGGCCCTAAGCCTGCAGCCGTTGTGGCTGCAGGGACTCGTCGAG
This window harbors:
- a CDS encoding Tim44 domain-containing protein, with product MKTLLMAILVSALTLTVGLSNVEAKRLGGGSSFGKQSQSVNRQALPPSSNQASNVAKPAAPAAAGAAAAAKPASAWKGMLGGALLGLGLGALLSHLGLGGAMASMISTILMVALLAAAAFFIYRMFKRKSGNAEPMRPAFANAGAGASGFNTPNIGSRLEPAQPAAFTGNALASGAADTTGASFDVPADFDSAGFLRHGKSNFIRLQAAWDRADINDIREFTTPEMFAELRLQLQERGASSNHTDVMALDAEMLGIETIGNDYVASVKFHGMIKESENAPTEPFAEVWNLSKPVNGQGGWLLAGIQQVN